The Rosa chinensis cultivar Old Blush chromosome 7, RchiOBHm-V2, whole genome shotgun sequence DNA segment TTACATAGTACAACAAACAGTCCTtctcaggtaaggatatccttaccttagctaaggaacggatttccatattttggctacttttcgatcacatattcacatcttaaccgtttagtttttaggtcctaatatatagatcacttctgcaaattttcagccaaattgatgatcattaaggtatcgaactcgattaaatcaatgaatgaACCAAATATGTCCAACCGGAACTGTTCGTGTTTATAACTGTAAATTATAGTTTTGAAtcccttaacaatcatcaatttggctaaaaatttgcaaaagtgatctatacattaggacctaaaaactgaacggttaagatgtgaatatgtgatcgaaaagtagtcaaaatatagaaatcCGTTCCATAACCTAaagtaaggatatccttagGACCTTAGCAGAGAAGGCCTGGTACAACATATATCACTGTCAAGAGCGAATTTTCTATTATTTAGAtatttcaatttaaaaaaagTTCAATAgtagaaataaataaacaaaggtaatttttttatgaaataaaatatTTCAGGTTTAAgatgctttctttcttgttaaAAGGTCCTCTTATTGGAATTTTGGGATGCTCATCATAGTTCTCGTACAAAGTTACAacataaacataaaaatataattggTTGGGAACCTTCTCTCTATCTAATGCCTTTATGTTAAACTTTAACATACCTGTTAGGTTTTGTCATCAGATCACCACAATGACATGGGCACGATATTATTGCAGGTTCATTTTCAATTGTTTGTGGTTTAGTACGTACTTCAAGCTAAAGTATTAGGCTTGAGAATAAGATTTAAAATTTGGGCAGATAGACATTGACTTCATCAATTACGGGTAGAAGGTGATTCTTTCGTCTCATCAAGATACAGAAGGGTATTTAGAAATTCGTTGGCGAGTAGCGACCATCATCAAAAACATTTTTGAGAAAGAAAGCTTGCTGATCCAATTGGTAATATGAGATGTGATATTTAAATGCATCAAAATTGTATTAATTTGGTGCAACCATTTTCTCTtcgagtatttttttttcttttatcaaaagAAATTTCACTAATCAAAGAATGGACTACATGAAGGAGTACGTATATAGTGGCCTCATTAAACCCACCAAACACCGGTTGGAAAGAGTACCACACTCTGAGTCTCAAGCACTGGACTCATCAACTAGGATATTGGTAAGAGCCACTCCGATCTTTTTATGCAAGggaatcaaattaaaaaaaaacacttaaGTGTACTTAATTAAAGAAAGGAGTGCGTACTTAAGTAACAAACctccttttgttttcctttttttgttttgttttgtttagagttgtaatagttCATGAATTAATAATCTTCATCCACATAAGTATTTACCCTATTCACCTGAGTCAGTGTATTGGTTGCCGACAGTTGCATTCCTCAGCAAACATGGAGTTTATAAATCCATTCTCTAAAGAATTTGGTCAGGTACTCAGGTAACGTATAGTTTAGGCTCCAAGAGTCATTGACAATAAGTTAATACATATACTGTAACCATTATTCATCCAGCTACAGGTCTTATTTTCAAATAGATAAACACCTAGCTAGTTGCATGTAACTTGTTGAGTTGTTGTAAGAGCCTAACCAAACTAATGAATTCATGCACGTCACTGGATAATTTTTTCATGGTTTAGGTAAATGCGTAAGGAAACGAAAAGGCTAGGGGTTTCACATGAATATATTAAAACAAGAACCGAAAAATATGACAACCTTTCAGGACGAATGACATGAAGGTATTCATATAGTATTATGCATGGTCCCTTGTGGAATCAGCAGTCTTGTCTTTGATGGATTCTGTATTAGCAAGATCAAGAGGAAAAGCCGCAGTCCCTTTGGACTTGTTGAAGTAGAGAGTAGTCTACAGAGATATTAGAGCATATACATTTAGGGTTAGTTGAAATGGAGCAGGATATGGACGGCTATCCGATTCAATATCATTCAATACCACATATTTGTTGTTATATATAGTTAACTAACCCTTTATTATTCTGTTGTCTatgtttattttcttcttgagatCAAGACATATATTAATATAGATGAGCTACATATTGTATATAGCTCTTATAGGATTTATGTGACAGATAACTTGAAGCTGTTGGGTTCTCTAGTCATAAGGTTGGCTGCCGTATTACATGTTTTCTCGATCACGTAGCAAAACTCTCGaaatttacttcttttttttttctttttttttttagcaactGATGTAAAGGAGTACGTCATCATTTTATATGCTTGGGCAGTGATACATATAAGAGGGGTCAATTTAGAAAGTTGAAATGAGGAAACATTGTTTTAAGACATGATTAACAAAGAGACTCTAACGAAAGTCATAAATTAAGACGCAAAGTTTCAAATTTATGCGAGTAAAGGTTACATTAATGAAAGCTAGCTAGACATTTAAAATACTGGTTGATCCGAATAGATCACACTTGATCAAGGTTGGTTGAGATAATCTGAGGTTCTCAACATATAACGAAGGTGATCAAATCAAACAGAATCAATCAGATTGGCAAATGACACGCACAAGTTAGCCTTTGAATCTTTGCAGTTAATTTGGCTTGATTTGTAAACTAATTAAAACTCCAAGGACATGCACAACTGAAAGTGTTAAACTCAAGGGACTTGAGTGGAAATCCAGCAAAATCAGCTACTAAAGTGTCCTTAAGAACTAAACTAAAAACCTTcgcaaagagaaagaaaaactaaactaaaaatATCTTGTCACCTTTTGCATGAAGACACTACGTAGGAGACAAAATCACAACAGAAGATAATGTTACCCTTTTAGTAGAGTGGTTAGAGCAGTTGAAGAAAGAATGTCCcctttgtttctctcttcaacaTTTAGATAAAGAAACCATGCCTCCTCTACTCTTTGCATCAAATGTATTTCACCCACTACCCAATATTTCTCTAatctcattcaacaataatgAGGCCACAGCCCTCATCAAAGCCATGGAGACCATTCACAGCGAAGTATTGCTGCTCGGCTGAAGACCAGACATTCTTTGGCAATTTCAGCAGGCCCTGCAGGCCTTCGAGATCAGATTTATCAAGGGATGGTCCTCAGCTACCCTCGTTCCGGCGACTGTCTTTCTCTGATCTCAGTCGTTCTTCCTCGACGCGTATCATGGATGATCTTGCACAGTCTTTCGGGTCTGAGTTGCATGATTTTCAGCTGAGTGAGCTGCGTGGTATAACTCATGATTTCTCGAGTAACTTTTTGTTGGGGGAAGGTGGGTTTGGAACTGTGCATAAGGGCTATATAGATGAGAACTTGAGGCAAGGTTTGAAGCCACAAGCTGTTGCTGTTAAGCTCCTGGACATTGAAGGCTTGCAGGGACACCGCGAATGGCTCGTAAGAATTATAATATTAATTTTATCCTTGTTTTTACTTATTTTGAAATGATGTTTTCCCTTTTTACTAcacttcaaaaaaaatttccggTTCGAAATTATCTTAATAAAATAGTAGTTTTGTCGATTAACCTAACTCTTTAATCACACACGCATTTGTAGGAATATGATATAAAACTAAATAGCACACCTTATTAGATTGTTCATTTTGTTCACATGTAACTTGTTTATTGCAGGCAGAAGTGATATTTCTTGGGCAGCTGAGGCACCCACATTTggtcaaattaattggctattGTTGTGAGGATGAAGAAAGACTTCTGGTGTATGAGTTTATGTCCAGAGGCAGCTTGGAGAATCACTTATTCAAAAGTGAGTTTAGGGTTTTACCTCTTGTTATATGTTGTATACACTTACTATACTTATGCCTCCACATAGTGCCTAGGGGCCGGGGTCAGTAGGTACATTTTGTTTTATTACCAACCATAGTTATTTTGCTCTTCTCTTGTttatttcaaagaaaatggtaaaataTGTTTGATAAAATATATCGCAAAGCAATTTATAAAATGATGGCCAGTGGTCCATACATAATCACTTTATTTATCTCAACAATATATAAAAGTTTATTTATACTTCACGAAGATAAATTTTCATCTCCGTCACTGCCGGTTTCATCTTCTTCACTGTACTTACATCTGATTGACTACAGGGCTTTCAACATCATTGCCATGGGGTACAAGAATAAAGATCGCAATAGGAGCAGCCAAAGGCCTTGCTTTCTTGCATGATGCCGAGAAGCCAGTCATTTATCGGGatttcaaaacttcaaatgtcTTGCTAGATTCTGTATGTTTCCATATGAACACTTACCTTCTATCAGCAAAACTTTTGCCTCCTTTGAATTCCTGAAGGTCTGATTAACATTTGTCGTGTGTTTTATCTGGACTTGATAGGATTTTACGGCAAAACTGTCGGATTTCGGACTTGCAAAGATGGGACCTGAAGGATCAGAAACACATGTTACAACAAGAGTAATGGGTACATATGGCTATGCTGCCCCAGAATACGTCTCTACAGGTACCACAATTTAACCGTTCTACATATTCTTGTTCTTTCAGAAAGTATTCTACCAGAAACAAATTTGTATGTGGTACTGATGACTATAACAACTAATGGATGACTAAAATGCATTCAACATTTCATTGTATTTCAGGGCAGTTGACAACAAAATGTGACATATACAGCTTTGGGGTGGTGCTACTTGAATTGCTTACCGGAAGAAGAGCCATGGACAAATCAAGACCAAAGAGTGAGCAGAATCTCATTGATTGGGCAAAACCTTACCTCACAAGTACTAGAAGGTTACGCTACATTATGGACCCGAGGCTTGCCGGACAGTATTCTGTGAAGGGTGCAAAGGAGATTGCCCTTCTGGCATTACAATGCATAAGTTTGAGCCCTAAAGACAGGCCAAGGATGCCAGCTATTGTTGAAACCCTAGAAGCCGTGCAACTTTTGAAGGACATGGCTGTGACACATGGGCATTGGCCGGCGTCACCCAAATCTAGTAGAAATGGGGTTTTTGGTGCTAAAGCTAGAATTGATGGAAATAAAGTTGCGTATATCAGGAAATCCTCTTCAGCTACAACAGTAACTCAGAAATCTTGAGCAATATATTATTCAAGGCTTTATATATCCAAGTGTAACATAGAAAGTGTGTGCATTGTTATTAAAAAGGAACGTTTGAATCCGAGAGGCATGTTAAGTTGCCCATGTAAATATATAAAAGCATTGCTATATCGCCTTTATATATACTACCTAGCATCTTCGCATCTGCTTGCTCTCCCATAATTGTTCCTCAATTGTGGAATGATCCAAAGTTTTGCTAAAGGATCCGCTATAAAGTTTACCTCTTATAAATGGAAAACAAATGTCGTTGAAAGTCAAAGTTTTCTGTGGCACCCCGTGGGAGGGGTTCCACAGCGCCATAATTCTGAGCCAATAAGAAACAACATGTCACGAAAGACATCTCAATAGCTCATTAACTCAAAACCgtaaggccttttgggtttagattgttggtttacaaaacatttTTAAATGAGCAAATCATACTAGCAACCCAAAGACTTGAGCGAAAGTTAAAATGAGTTATAGGCCTTGGGCACACAATTAAAGCCCAACTTGAGATATTTACAACTAAACTACAATAACATGAGGGACAATCCCTAAGGTTGCGGGTCTCTCTAATTGAATAGTAAACAAACAGAAAGTAAATGAATTGGACACCTTCAAAATCCGAACGAAAATGCTAAGACCTTTGTTTCATAAAGTTAAACAAAGTATGCCAAGCCAACCACGTGCCTCCATTTCCTGCCCCTTGACCACATGCTCGGAACTTGCACACTATTATAgaggtgagctttcgtcctcgcttgCCCAATAAGGACCGACCctaccatgctaggtttgaaaaaataaatgtacatacatgtgcatttgcaagcataattagctatattgAGCCACGCTCagggtaccgccaggggtaccaacgcccacctcatgagtgactggcgtaaagacagctagccaggttaccgcctgagccccggatcaaccccaaagcaccgccgacgcgccgtgtcaaggtagcatcagaagctactgaaactgggaactgaagcacatcagtcccacatcgaaaacaaggagaagatcatcctcttcctcacctataaaaggtcctctcctctctcctcatttatgacacattcaatacttacctactgttactttgtcaacataaatacattgactaacttaggcatcggagagttgaagaccgcccggcgcggtctccctctgacgcccattgtattttatttgacaggtaacgggaaccactcacaacataggtatcgatccgcccgccggatcagcgttaactaaggtccagctaccgctagacttttaaacattaacattggcgccgtctgtgggaatccttgaacagaaggtcatcccatcacaattaccatgactaacggtagcgggggaaatgtcggagaacaggcagaccagtccgccgttccccaacccgcccgcccagcggtaagcatcaaccgcgcactattcaacaccccggtcaacccaggcggcgaaacaaatccaagcagcagccgtccccc contains these protein-coding regions:
- the LOC112179297 gene encoding probable serine/threonine-protein kinase PBL15, translating into MRPQPSSKPWRPFTAKYCCSAEDQTFFGNFSRPCRPSRSDLSRDGPQLPSFRRLSFSDLSRSSSTRIMDDLAQSFGSELHDFQLSELRGITHDFSSNFLLGEGGFGTVHKGYIDENLRQGLKPQAVAVKLLDIEGLQGHREWLAEVIFLGQLRHPHLVKLIGYCCEDEERLLVYEFMSRGSLENHLFKRLSTSLPWGTRIKIAIGAAKGLAFLHDAEKPVIYRDFKTSNVLLDSDFTAKLSDFGLAKMGPEGSETHVTTRVMGTYGYAAPEYVSTGQLTTKCDIYSFGVVLLELLTGRRAMDKSRPKSEQNLIDWAKPYLTSTRRLRYIMDPRLAGQYSVKGAKEIALLALQCISLSPKDRPRMPAIVETLEAVQLLKDMAVTHGHWPASPKSSRNGVFGAKARIDGNKVAYIRKSSSATTVTQKS